One segment of Mugil cephalus isolate CIBA_MC_2020 chromosome 14, CIBA_Mcephalus_1.1, whole genome shotgun sequence DNA contains the following:
- the twist1a gene encoding twist-related protein 1a, which translates to MRDDDISPIDSAGNSEEETDRQLPRRGARKRRTARSTTDEEEEGDVESPSPEKKKCRKSCDAGGGSAGSGGSEASSSPARSLDDLHSQRVMANIRERQRTQSLNEAFTSLRKIIPTLPSDKLSKIQTLKLAARYIDFLCQVLQSDELDARGTSCSYVAHERLSYAFSVWRMGGAWSLSTTSH; encoded by the coding sequence ATGCGGGACGACGACATCTCTCCAATTGACAGCGCGGGCAACAGCGAGGAGGAGACCGACCGTCAGCTTCCGCGGAGGGGCGCGAGAAAGAGACGGACGGCACGAAGTACTAcggacgaagaagaagagggagacgTGGAGAGCCCCAGCCCCGAAAAGAAGAAGTGCCGAAAGAGCTGCGACGCAGGAGGCGGCAGCGCAGGGAGCGGCGGCAGCGAGGCCAGCAGCAGCCCAGCGCGCTCCTTGGATGACCTACACTCTCAGCGCGTGATGGCAAACATCCGCGAGCGGCAACGGACGCAGTCCCTCAACGAGGCATTCACGTCGTTACGCAAGATCATCCCCACCCTCCCGTCGGATAAACTCAGTAAGATCCAGACGTTGAAACTGGCGGCCCGGTACATCGACTTCCTGTGCCAAGTTCTACAGAGCGACGAGCTGGACGCGCGGGGGACCAGCTGCAGCTACGTGGCGCACGAGCGCCTGAGCTACGCGTTCTCGGTCTGGAGGATGGGGGGCGCGTGGTCCCTGTCTACTACGTCTCACTAG
- the LOC125019412 gene encoding fer3-like protein, whose protein sequence is MEMQGRLVDSTFLDFVGDMNLVEYSLGPKQQVDNTPSTPDNQTRLDEPSWSIGLADDVSTAQLCSEHLTMGSPRYCRGTHGHTKSKRRRIITVVQRQAANVRERKRMFSLNEAFDELRGKVPTFAYEKRLSRIDTLRLAIVYISFMTDLLENT, encoded by the coding sequence ATGGAGATGCAGGGCCGCTTAGTGGACTCCACATTTCTAGATTTTGTAGGCGACATGAACCTGGTGGAGTATTCTTTAGGACCAAAGCAACAGGTGGATAATACCCCTTCCACTCCAGACAACCAGACGCGGCTAGACGAGCCTTCGTGGAGCATAGGCCTGGCGGACGATGTGAGCACTGCGCAACTCTGCTCCGAGCACCTGACGATGGGCTCGCCGAGGTACTGCCGTGGGACGCACGGCCACACCAAGTCCAAACGGAGGAGAATCATCACCGTGGTCCAGAGGCAGGCAGCCAACGTGCGGGAACGAAAGCGGATGTTTAGCCTCAATGAGGCGTTTGATGAACTCAGGGGAAAAGTTCCCACATTCGCCTACGAAAAGAGACTGTCCCGTATCGACACACTGCGTCTGGCCATCGTCTACATCTCCTTCATGACGGACCTGCTGGAGAACACTTGA
- the polr1f gene encoding DNA-directed RNA polymerase I subunit RPA43 gives MANFEHAEDNPKHVNMSGEIPAACDPVQPGEAAPAPGGDAEVLPCAIPTFAAASELLSAPYSCLVMNTHRRHIALPPMYLKKKRTGIQEELEAELLRFSQSLNGVPLAYDNIRIVGHRGDIYDDSGYIHMDIEANFIVFQPKRGQKLVGKVNKLGISHVGCLVHGCFNASLPRPNLVPVETWRDAGPRIGAELEFEVLALDADPAGVLLIRGRLGRTRVQELLAMGESSESGVPVEQPEPQGTEATAEQSQQEPVEDSPKKKKKKKKDKVKEEEAEQEITNMPSCQQDGDPASELNGTMDEADGNEAGEKKKKKKKKEKRVKEEEENVELSRPEIHGSDSSGYHSDKPSKKRKHESSVDATTGVSDDPEVRKSKKKRKGDIEQFA, from the exons ATGGCGAACTTCGAGCATGCTGAAGACAACCCAAAACACGTGAACATGTCTGGAGAAATCCCTGCCGCTTGCGACCCAGTCCAACCGGGCGAAGCGGCCCCTGCACCGGGCGGAGATGCGGAAGTCCTCCCGTGTGCGATCCCTACGTTCGCCGCCGCCTCGGAGCTGCTGTCAGCGCCCTATTCGTGTCTGGTTATGAACACGCACCGGAGACACATCGCCCTGCCGCCCATGtacctgaagaagaagaggacgggtattcaggaggagctggaagccGAGCTGCTCAGGTTCTCCCAGAG TCTGAACGGAGTGCCGCTAGCTTATGACAACATCAGGATAGTGGGCCATCGGGGAGACATTTACGACGACAGCGGCTACATCCACATGGACATAGAGGCCAACTTTATTGTATTTCAGCCCAAAAGGGGACAGAAACTTGTG GGGAAGGTAAACAAACTGGGCATAAGCCACGTGGGCTGCCTGGTGCACGGCTGTTTCAACGCCAGCCTCCCTAGACCGAACCTGGTCCCCGTGGAAACCTGGAGGGACGCGGGGCCGAGGATCGGAGCCGAGCTGGAGTTTGAGGTGCTCGCGCTCGACGCGGATCCTGCGGGGGTGCTGCTGATCAGAGGACGACTGGGCAGGACCAG gGTGCAGGAGCTGCTGGCTATGGGTGAGAGCTCAGAGTCCGGTGTCCCTGTGGAGCAGCCAGAACCGCAAGGCACGGAAGCAACGGCAGAACAAAGCCAACAGGAGCCTGTTGAAGACTCCcccaagaaaaagaagaaaaagaagaaagacaaagtcaaagaggaggaggcagaacaAGAGATAACAAACATGCCCTCCTGTCAGCAGGACGGCGACCCGGCGTCGGAGCTGAACGGAACAATGGATGAGGCGGACGGCAACGAGGCtggtgagaaaaagaagaagaagaagaaaaaggagaaacgtgtgaaagaagaagaggagaacgTTGAACTCTCGCGCCCCGAGATCCACGGGAGTGACTCCAGCGGTTACCATAGTGACAAGCCAAGCAAGAAACGGAAGCATGAATCCAGTGTCGACGCAACAACGGGTGTTAGCGACGATCCCGAAGTGAGAAAATCCAAGAAGAAACGAAAAGGTGACATTGAGCAGTTCGCCTGA
- the LOC125020148 gene encoding transmembrane protein 196 — MCSSRKILWSLLLLSVVEVGLGVASIVLGAVGISSRRELKTQQGDASPVWSGLCFLVCGMCGVLCARKRTGLIMILFSACCICGLIGGILNFQFVRALNKRPDLTPSIHLAAMTLACLGSTSCTLSTWLTCRLASSEQQRMFLEREHSLHHSHEMTEKEVLDNSSNGIPQISYNGHTAASP, encoded by the exons ATGTGCTCCAGCCGCAAGATCCTGTGGAGCCTGCTCCTGCTGTCCGTGGTGGAGGTGGGCCTGGGTGTGGCGAGCATCGTCCTGGGAGCCGTGGGCATCAGCTCACGGAGGGAGCTCAAGACGCAGCAGGGCGATGCGTCTCCGGTCTGGAGTGGACTCTGT TTCCTGGTCTGTGGGATGTGTGGAGTGCTGTGCGCTCGAAAGAGGACGGGTCTTATT ATGATCCTTTTCTCAGCGTGCTGCATCTGCGGTCTGATCGGAGGGATCCTCAACTTCCAGTTTGTTCGGGCGCTGAACAAACGGCCCGATTTGACGCCCTCAATCCACCTGGCTGCCATGACTCTGGCCTGTCTTG GGAGCACATCGTGTACCTTATCCACATGGCTGACCTGTCGCCTGGCCAGCTCTGAGCAGCAGAGGATGTTCCTGGAGAGGGAACACTCATTGCACCATTCGCATGAAATGACAGAGAAG GAGGTCCTGGACAACTCCAGCAACGGCATTCCCCAGATCTCCTACAATGGACACACCGCGGCATCGCCTTGA